From Canis lupus baileyi chromosome X, mCanLup2.hap1, whole genome shotgun sequence:
GGCGAGAGGCACAGTGCTCCCTTCTCAGATCGGGCGGGCCAGAGTtaataaattagaataaattaacgagggcggggcggaggggggggagGAATGCAACTTTGTGCTGGGAGGGCCCCTTCTCTCCAACACACAAGAGAgttggtggggggaggcagggggcatcTCCAAAGGCCACTACAGTAGGGGTAAGAGCAGTGGGGGCAGAAGTCAGCTTTTCCTCCACGTTCTTCCCAAACAGAGCAGAAGAATTAGGAGTGGAGGGGGAAGAGACACACACAAGGAGAAGAACCCTCTTTTCCCAGAATAAGGAAGGGCCAAGAAAGAGGATGCTATCCAACCCCCCGTCTCCCAAACCATCGCTAAGGTTAAGGATTTGGTCAGTGAATCAATGAGGTGGGTGACAGGAATGTAGAATGTGGTGGGGGAAGCAGAGAATGCTGGAAACCGGGGTGCCCAGCCACACCCATCTCCCCAGCCCTCGAGGAGAACAGACTTGGGTCAGGAGAGGGGGCAccaagggctggggtggggtggggtcgcCAATCACTGGTCAGCTTCTCCAAACACGTCATTCTGTTTGCGCTTCATGTTCTCAAAGTCAAAAGCGGAGCCTGCCATGCGCTTGTAGATGTCTTTGATGTCATTGCAGGTTGTCTCGAAGTGTGTGGTGGCATCATAGGAGCAGGAACAGAACACCTGGAAACATCCAGAGCCCAGGGCCAAGGTGAGTCGGGCAGGGGCCCTGGGTGAGCAGCTAGGAGCTGGGGCCAAGACAGCCTGCTTACCTGGCTCTCAGAACCGTCATCAATGGGCTCGTATAAGTCACTGATGGCCACAAAcctgaggggcagagaggggagggggaagaccTCGCAACAAGCCTTCGTCTCCTTGGtctctgccccccagccccttGGCCCCCTTCTTTCCCCCCAGCCTCAGCCTCGGCCCCAGCCCCTCACTTCTGGTCAATGGGCTCCAGGAGCTCCAGGGCAGGCTCAACCTCCTTCTCCGGCTCAGCTGTCTCCACTGTGGTGCTGGCAATGGCGATGTACTTGCCCTGTGCAGCCACGTTGTGTGCGTAGGAGATCATGCACACGTAGATGTCTGCCCACAAGAAGGGTCTCCGTTAACATGGGCACAGGGCTCCTGGAGGCTGGACTCGATTCAGGTGTGCGGGCCcactcctccccagccctgcccagcaaGCAGCATCCAAACCCACCCTCACAGAGGAGGAGAGTCCAAGCCACCTAATCACTAAGGCCCCAAGCCGTGGGGACTGCTACGCAGGTCCCCGTCCTTCCATGCAGGGATTAGGCAGTCCCAAGagtgacagagaaaggcaaagccACTCTCAAGAGAGAACACACTGGAAGAAGTCACGTGAGACTCAACTACCTGACTTCCTGTTAACTTGGTTCTGGGGGATAATGATTTGGCAGGAGTTGGCATCATTGGTGTTCTTGATGGGGTGGCTGAGGATACAGATGATGCGGATAACCTGACCGGCCTTCCGCACTCGGTCCGGAATGTAGCTGGGGTCACAGATCAGCTGCTTGCAGCGGGCCACCTGTGAAGACACCAGCGGGCCCATCCAAGCACTCCCCTGGGTGGTTGTGGGGCTGAGTGCACAGTGAGGGCCGGCACTATGCTCCTCTGAGCTGTCACCACTGACTCTCCTGTAGTGTTCCGCTTCATCCTGTACCTCAGGGAGCTGGCTCCCCTATGCAGGGCTGGGAAAACCCTTCTGCTGAGACACTGTGATCAAGAACACTCCCTGGTCCCTGACGCGGCACGTGGGTTTGAGATACCTCTCGCCAACAGAATTAGCTACGTGGACTTCTTTTGGAGCTCTGGTCCCCAGCCCAAGGCTCTTGGACCTGATTAGCAGCAGGCCCAGCAGGGCCAGAGTCACTCACTGGGCAAAGTGCCCTGAAAGCGGCCAAGCCCCACCCAGACCATGATGCTTGCACTGTGGCGACGACGTACCTCTCCCTCAGACTTCACACCCACCACCTTGCCATTCTCCATGATGATGTCATCCACAGGTTTGTTCAGCATGTATGTCCCTCCGTAGATGGCACTCAATCTGTGGTGGGGAGAACGACCAAAGAATCCCCTTTCCAGGAGGAAACAGGGACTAGTGCCACTGTGCGCTCCCTCCACCAGCAGTGGGGTACAGAGAAGGCTGCCCTAGGCAGGCAGAGCTCAGGAGACCTGGTGGTtcttcccagctctgtcactgcCACAGACTCGGGATTTTATCTGGAGTACTCCTTCCTCTCTGGAGCTTCCACCTAGAATATTCTGCAAAGAGCTAGTATGAGGGTGGCCTGAAGGTACAGCTAGCTCCTCTGGGGAACAGTCTGGGGAACAGAACAAAGGCCTCTGGAAAAGCCCTCTGACTCCAGGTTCTAAGGCTCCAGGACCAGCCCTGGTGCTGCCTGACTCAGGCTGGAAGCCAAGCAAGCCTGCTGGTGCAGGCCTGCACTTCAACGCCCTGCTGCAGcacactgccccccaccctgtcACCCAAGCACGGCATGAAGTAAATTAGACCACGCCGGGAAACTACGAATGCTAGATGCTCAGGGGGGCCATTTCCATTCTTGGCTTTAGTCCTCCTGAGTTCTGTCACCAGAAAGAAACCAAGCCCTCACCTTGCAAAGCCCTGGGGCAGCTCACCAAGGCCGTAGAGTGGGTACAAATAAGGACTCTTTCCATACCGAGCCAGGGACTCACTGTACAACTTGATGCGGTTGATGGTCTCAAGACAGGGCTGGTCCAGGTAGCTGGGGGGACCGGGTCAAGAGAAGAGGCTCCAGCGGCAGCAAACCCAGCTCACCTCCCCCCAAGCACCAGGCTGACCTCCCCCACCACCCTCTACAGCCTGGGGAAGATTACGGgtcaaataaatgcaaagaaggaacaacaaaaaaaggcaatGGATGAGCATGTGGCTGAGTACGAGAAATGTGCAGGGCGGGTCAAGGGAGCGGCACATGGGAATGGGGAGAGCGGGGTGCAGGCCAACAGGGGGCGGTCTGCCATGCCAGCTTCCCCTCACTCATCAGTGCGGTAGAGGGCCAGGGCATGGCCAGTGAAGTCGATGACATCCTGGCCCAAGTCAAACTTCCGGTAGACGTCACGCATGCTGGTGCTCTGGGGGTCAACACCCTCGAAGGTCTTGGGGTCATTTTCATCAAAGTTTGCCACAAATACCAGGAACTTGCGGAAACGGCGTTTCTCAAACATGCCCATCAGATCTATGGAGGCAACGTGAGAAGAACCCTCACGCCACAGACCGGGAACATCTCCTTACCACCAGGCAGACCAGGAAAGCGGGCACCCTGCTCCCAGCTGTGTTTTGCTGCTGACAGCAGTGTTAACTTTAAatt
This genomic window contains:
- the GDI1 gene encoding rab GDP dissociation inhibitor alpha — protein: MDEEYDVIVLGTGLTECILSGIMSVNGKKVLHMDRNPYYGGESSSITPLEELYKRFQLLEGPPEAMGRGRDWNVDLIPKFLMANGQLVKMLLYTEVTRYLDFKVVEGSFVYKGGKIYKVPSTETEALASNLMGMFEKRRFRKFLVFVANFDENDPKTFEGVDPQSTSMRDVYRKFDLGQDVIDFTGHALALYRTDDYLDQPCLETINRIKLYSESLARYGKSPYLYPLYGLGELPQGFARLSAIYGGTYMLNKPVDDIIMENGKVVGVKSEGEVARCKQLICDPSYIPDRVRKAGQVIRIICILSHPIKNTNDANSCQIIIPQNQVNRKSDIYVCMISYAHNVAAQGKYIAIASTTVETAEPEKEVEPALELLEPIDQKFVAISDLYEPIDDGSESQVFCSCSYDATTHFETTCNDIKDIYKRMAGSAFDFENMKRKQNDVFGEADQ